A window of Dehalobacter sp. contains these coding sequences:
- a CDS encoding amidohydrolase, giving the protein MPENERITAISGLVAERNEEIVDLRRTFHRYPELSFQEYHTADMIFDRLHKVPGIEVSRPTETSVLAAIKGCMPGKMVALRSDIDALPIQEENDLPYRSQNIGTMHACGHDGHAAMLVGAAKVLAELRSDMKGEIRCIFQHAEEKHPGGAQDLVKLGLLNGVDAVLALHLFTSLPAGKIGLASGPLMAAPDNFTISILGKGGHAAMPEDTIDPVLISAQIVTALQNIVSRQTSALKSVVLSITNIQGGSAFNIIPERVDLKGTVRTFDRDTRLEVPKRMENIIKGICIAYGAKYTFDYELGYDPVVNSSSVVGKVTEILKEEFGAKALVKANPVMWGEDFSAYLHRLPGMLIFIGAGNKKKGISHPHHHPCFNIDEEALSIGTRVLACSALGLLERM; this is encoded by the coding sequence ATGCCGGAAAACGAACGAATCACAGCCATTAGCGGACTTGTTGCCGAAAGGAACGAAGAAATCGTCGATCTGAGGAGGACCTTTCATCGCTATCCTGAATTATCTTTTCAGGAGTATCATACAGCAGATATGATCTTCGACAGATTGCATAAAGTTCCGGGCATTGAGGTGTCGAGACCGACAGAGACCAGTGTTCTGGCTGCCATTAAAGGCTGTATGCCGGGAAAAATGGTAGCGCTCAGGAGTGATATTGACGCGCTGCCGATCCAGGAAGAAAACGATCTGCCTTACCGGTCCCAAAATATTGGAACCATGCATGCCTGCGGTCATGACGGACATGCGGCCATGCTGGTCGGGGCTGCAAAAGTTCTTGCGGAACTAAGATCCGACATGAAAGGAGAAATCCGCTGCATCTTTCAGCATGCTGAAGAAAAACATCCCGGCGGAGCCCAAGATCTTGTCAAACTTGGTCTCCTGAACGGGGTCGATGCGGTTCTTGCTCTTCATCTCTTTACGTCTTTGCCTGCTGGCAAGATCGGCTTAGCCTCGGGCCCTTTAATGGCTGCCCCGGATAACTTTACAATATCGATATTGGGTAAAGGAGGTCATGCCGCGATGCCGGAGGATACCATCGACCCGGTATTGATCAGTGCACAGATCGTTACCGCTCTGCAAAATATCGTATCCCGTCAGACCAGCGCTCTGAAATCCGTAGTCTTGTCTATTACGAATATTCAAGGGGGCTCGGCCTTTAATATCATACCGGAGCGGGTAGACCTGAAAGGAACCGTCAGGACATTTGACAGGGACACCCGTTTGGAAGTTCCGAAACGAATGGAAAATATCATTAAAGGAATCTGTATTGCTTATGGCGCAAAATACACCTTCGATTATGAGCTCGGTTATGATCCTGTTGTTAACAGCAGTTCCGTTGTCGGCAAAGTAACGGAAATACTAAAAGAAGAATTCGGAGCAAAAGCATTGGTTAAAGCCAATCCGGTGATGTGGGGCGAAGACTTTTCCGCTTATCTTCATCGCTTACCCGGCATGCTGATATTCATCGGAGCGGGGAATAAGAAGAAAGGAATCAGCCATCCGCACCATCATCCGTGCTTTAATATTGATGAAGAGGCGCTTAGCATAGGAACCCGGGTTCTGGCATGCTCTGCGCTCGGACTGCTGGAAAGGATGTAA
- a CDS encoding P-II family nitrogen regulator: MKKIECIIRPAKLENVKEALGKFGIKGMTVTNVIGCGLQQGKTEVYRGNAYTINLLPKYKIEIIVPDESVDKVIEIITETARTGEIGDGKIFVYDVLNAVRIRTGESGEKAV; the protein is encoded by the coding sequence ATGAAAAAAATTGAGTGTATTATTCGGCCAGCCAAATTGGAAAATGTGAAAGAAGCCCTCGGAAAATTTGGTATCAAAGGAATGACGGTCACCAACGTCATCGGCTGCGGACTGCAGCAGGGAAAAACAGAAGTATACCGTGGCAATGCCTATACCATCAATCTATTGCCCAAATACAAAATCGAGATTATTGTCCCGGACGAATCCGTGGATAAAGTTATCGAAATCATTACCGAGACTGCCAGAACCGGAGAAATCGGTGACGGAAAGATCTTCGTCTATGATGTGCTGAACGCCGTGCGGATCAGAACAGGAGAATCGGGAGAAAAAGCCGTCTAA
- a CDS encoding chromate transporter, with translation MATDLWNLFIAFFRASNLSFGGGPAMIPLIQAETVDNHHWLTNAQFADAIAMANALPGPLGTKVAAYLGYQVASWPGAIVALLATILPTVLVLIVLGGILKKYANSSNLKAALSGVRPVVTALLIIVAYEMAVDAFQIQVPLDYATVLIAVGSAAALYFLKLHPVLLIVLSMVIGYLIY, from the coding sequence ATGGCAACCGATTTGTGGAATTTGTTTATCGCTTTTTTTCGGGCGAGCAACTTGTCCTTTGGCGGCGGGCCGGCGATGATTCCGTTGATTCAGGCAGAGACCGTTGATAATCATCACTGGCTGACCAATGCGCAGTTTGCTGATGCTATTGCCATGGCAAATGCGCTTCCCGGGCCGCTTGGAACCAAAGTAGCGGCCTATCTAGGCTATCAGGTTGCTTCCTGGCCGGGAGCGATTGTCGCCTTGCTGGCAACGATCCTGCCTACAGTACTTGTATTGATTGTCTTAGGCGGTATCTTAAAAAAATATGCGAATTCCAGTAATTTGAAGGCTGCGTTGAGCGGTGTGAGACCCGTTGTGACTGCTTTGCTGATCATCGTAGCTTATGAAATGGCTGTTGATGCTTTTCAGATCCAGGTACCCCTGGATTACGCCACCGTGCTGATCGCGGTCGGGTCCGCGGCAGCCCTGTATTTTTTAAAACTGCATCCGGTATTGCTGATTGTCCTTTCCATGGTCATCGGTTACCTGATCTATTGA
- a CDS encoding alpha/beta-type small acid-soluble spore protein — MAGERNSNTPAVQGVGKGLDQLKYEIANEMNATLGADRTSRENGTVGGNMTKRMIQFAEQQLKNGQRI, encoded by the coding sequence ATGGCTGGTGAAAGAAATTCAAACACTCCTGCCGTTCAGGGCGTAGGAAAAGGATTGGATCAACTTAAATACGAGATCGCTAATGAAATGAACGCTACGCTGGGTGCAGACCGCACTTCCCGTGAAAACGGAACTGTCGGCGGTAATATGACCAAACGCATGATACAATTTGCTGAGCAGCAGTTGAAAAACGGACAGAGAATCTAA
- a CDS encoding CPBP family intramembrane metalloprotease: protein MEISKKMLGLNILLSQVILIVIALGLWVMLKSLDREIVLAEMFTIGRLSKALITLATGCAVLIAFQFFFLKYLPKERLLDEINLILMDKFSLTELFPIFFLGAFSEEFLFRGMIQPILGLWLTAVVFTLIHYRYWRQVFILVEVFLMGILLGVAYAVSLTLWVPVLCHFIVNMTTAYWMKKGTFELI, encoded by the coding sequence ATGGAAATATCTAAAAAGATGCTAGGTTTGAATATCCTGTTATCGCAGGTGATCCTGATTGTTATTGCCCTGGGCCTCTGGGTCATGCTGAAATCATTGGACAGAGAAATCGTGCTGGCAGAAATGTTCACGATCGGTAGGTTAAGTAAAGCCTTGATTACGTTGGCCACCGGCTGTGCCGTTCTGATTGCGTTTCAATTTTTCTTCTTGAAATATCTGCCGAAGGAAAGGCTGCTTGATGAGATTAACCTTATCCTGATGGACAAATTCTCACTGACAGAGCTATTTCCTATATTTTTTCTCGGTGCTTTTAGTGAGGAGTTCCTGTTCAGAGGCATGATTCAGCCAATTTTAGGGTTATGGTTGACGGCTGTTGTCTTTACGCTGATTCACTACAGATATTGGCGCCAGGTGTTTATCCTTGTGGAAGTCTTCTTGATGGGAATCCTTCTCGGAGTTGCTTATGCCGTTTCTTTAACACTCTGGGTTCCCGTGTTATGTCATTTCATCGTCAACATGACAACAGCTTATTGGATGAAAAAGGGCACTTTTGAGTTGATTTGA